Proteins encoded within one genomic window of Planctomycetia bacterium:
- a CDS encoding sigma-70 family RNA polymerase sigma factor: MSETRIEAIHTQWSLVRRAHVQGKPEEADAARQLLVMRYATAVRKYLGGILRDTEQADELAQDVVVRMLRGDFAGADPDRGRFRDLLKTATRNLARKHWEKANVRRTVDAELNFVPAESSEDADWQRAWQMALLEHVWGRLQEDEQSEKGVPAYTVLHLRTQFPDESSEQLAQRLGDKLQTSIKPDAWRQMLRRSRVKFAELLVDEVRMGLNDPSAQAVEEELAAMGLLEYVAGVVEIE; the protein is encoded by the coding sequence TTGAGTGAAACTCGCATTGAAGCCATTCATACCCAGTGGAGCCTGGTGCGGCGGGCTCATGTGCAGGGCAAGCCGGAAGAAGCCGATGCGGCTCGCCAGTTGCTCGTCATGCGCTATGCAACGGCAGTGCGTAAATATCTGGGAGGCATCCTTCGAGATACTGAGCAGGCGGATGAGTTGGCTCAGGATGTAGTCGTTCGGATGCTACGAGGCGACTTTGCCGGGGCTGATCCTGATCGGGGCAGGTTTCGCGACCTGCTTAAGACTGCGACACGGAACCTGGCCCGCAAACATTGGGAAAAGGCTAATGTCAGGCGAACGGTCGATGCCGAACTGAACTTTGTTCCGGCGGAATCATCTGAGGATGCCGATTGGCAACGGGCCTGGCAGATGGCGCTACTGGAACATGTCTGGGGCAGGCTGCAGGAAGACGAGCAGAGTGAAAAGGGTGTGCCTGCCTACACAGTACTGCATCTGCGAACACAATTCCCGGATGAGAGTTCGGAACAACTCGCCCAGCGGCTGGGGGACAAACTGCAGACCAGCATCAAGCCCGATGCCTGGAGGCAGATGCTCCGCCGATCAAGGGTCAAGTTTGCCGAGCTACTGGTGGATGAAGTGCGCATGGGATTGAATGATCCATCCGCCCAGGCAGTGGAAGAGGAACTGGCAGCGATGGGGCTCCTGGAATATGTCGCCGGGGTGGTGGAGATTGAGTAG
- a CDS encoding DUF418 domain-containing protein, whose protein sequence is MRGLFSMLFGAGCVLITSRADQRRSGMESGDIYYRRTVLLMLIGLLHGYLLWEGDILFWYGAMGLLLYPFRRVSGIVLVMIGLMLASIFIAQGYYRQHVLHTMQVEAEQAEEAAQRGETLTEEQTAARQAWQARQKRLKPPTEKEIEKQIKPYQGDWWSIFKFRARRVLSIQSIVLYETGLPDVLAFMILGMGFYKLGFFTATRTTRFYATLAVLGFGIGIPLSAYMGKLMIDSNYIRSENIILNHMTYGIDRLSVALGYTGLLMVMIRSGWLTWLTNRLAAVGQMALTNYLMQSAICTTIFYGYGFGLFGKLYLYQLGFVVLGVWILQLLLSPLWLRFFRFGPVEWLWRSLTYLKWQPMLREKATVLKDEYSRSVVQES, encoded by the coding sequence ATGCGTGGGCTGTTCTCGATGCTGTTCGGTGCAGGATGTGTGCTGATTACTTCGAGGGCGGATCAACGCCGATCGGGTATGGAAAGTGGCGACATCTATTATCGACGCACGGTCCTGCTGATGCTGATCGGCTTACTGCATGGTTATCTCCTGTGGGAAGGTGATATTCTCTTCTGGTATGGTGCTATGGGGCTTCTGCTGTATCCGTTTCGACGGGTATCGGGAATTGTTCTGGTGATGATCGGATTGATGCTGGCGTCCATCTTCATTGCACAAGGATACTACCGTCAACATGTCCTGCATACGATGCAAGTGGAAGCGGAACAGGCGGAAGAAGCGGCCCAGCGTGGCGAAACCTTGACTGAAGAACAGACAGCGGCCCGGCAAGCGTGGCAGGCTCGTCAGAAACGACTCAAGCCACCAACAGAGAAGGAGATCGAGAAGCAGATCAAACCATACCAGGGAGACTGGTGGAGCATTTTCAAGTTCCGTGCCAGGCGGGTTTTATCCATCCAGTCGATTGTCCTGTACGAAACAGGCCTGCCTGATGTACTGGCGTTTATGATACTGGGCATGGGCTTTTACAAGTTGGGATTCTTCACTGCAACGCGGACCACGCGGTTCTATGCGACACTGGCCGTGCTCGGGTTTGGCATAGGTATTCCTCTCTCTGCTTACATGGGCAAACTTATGATAGACAGTAATTACATACGGTCTGAAAACATCATTCTGAATCACATGACTTACGGGATTGATCGACTGAGCGTGGCGCTGGGGTACACCGGGCTGCTGATGGTGATGATCCGAAGCGGCTGGCTTACGTGGCTGACTAACCGTCTGGCAGCAGTGGGACAGATGGCTCTCACGAATTACCTGATGCAATCGGCCATTTGCACGACGATTTTCTATGGGTATGGTTTCGGACTGTTTGGCAAGCTATACCTGTATCAGTTGGGGTTCGTAGTACTTGGCGTGTGGATTCTTCAGTTGCTGTTGAGCCCGTTGTGGTTACGATTTTTCCGGTTCGGACCGGTAGAGTGGCTATGGCGGTCGCTGACCTACTTGAAGTGGCAGCCGATGTTGCGGGAGAAGGCGACAGTGTTGAAAGATGAATACAGCCGAAGTGTGGTTCAAGAATCTTGA
- a CDS encoding PQQ-dependent sugar dehydrogenase, translating to MNGFTPGVMMKQQLLYMTVLSAMVLIQAQAAEPPEDKKMVVTAGEPSRDAKLSTSRIKLPSGLKAELYAAEPLLANPVAFCFDSKGNIYVAETYRIHAGVTDNRSHMYWLDDELALTTVAERDAKYRKHLKDTYSTYEKERDQVRKLIDSKGTGKPDQAYVFSDNYRKAVDGLGSGVLAHQSNIYFTCIPDLWLLRDTKNKHHADVQKSLSTGYGVHTSFIGHDLHGLAVSPVDGKIYFSIGDRGANIVTKEGNKIEVPHTGAVFRCNADGSDLELFAKGLRNPQELAFDDDGNLFTGDNNSDSGDRARFVYLPYGADCGWHIGWQYLEQPYSRGPWNSEFMWHPARNDQPAFIVPPLINLGDGPSGLVYYPGTGLPDKYQNHFFMCDFRGSPTSSGIRSFAVKPKGAGFSVIDSELFAWGVLATDVDFGPDGGLYILDWVEGWGKTGKGRIHRIVNPNYVNSAQAKTIKELLASDWSKKNVAELVPLLTHFDRRVRMEAQSALILRQEKLQAIDATVSLIQKANNETGKVFAIWTLGQLLRQTSSLSASTALKEWLFGDNPRITLAVLKVLTEAKPPFSLDVDEYVKLLRHTNDQVKAQTAQCLATHPVETVYPSICELLGKAEKDPWLRHAATMALTSLVKKYPALWNNLTTESSPVRLAGVVAARKLLEEKQLVRFLSDSDLAVQAEAIRALHDEPGLAAGKNSLASLPIRSEYKIPVQLRLLHAQYLKGDEAAANKLAGFIRDETRNTTLRQEALKMLANWAKPSGRDWVVGLWRPIAPRSEQPAQQAVAAAFPNWLKVKPAVLTEAVRTVEKLRLKTLGNEVLSLAQNNANNTELRLAALQCAVSLGTAGVEKVAESWITSNEPNLRQAARTTMVNLHPDQAVGILERMYDQGGVREKQEAITQLVKLKTQAADAILEHWLRAFAEGKSVPETHLELSEAVQQRHHAQWKSLWKQGIDRLGQQGPYAEHRPALTGGSADEGRKVFFEKTAAACLRCHKVGKDGGEVGPELSLIGKEKNREYLLESLVDPNKTIAKGFELSIILMADGVVHQGVVKKEDDKTVTIITPEAKTVVLKKADIEERKTGKSAMPEDTMKHLSARELRDLVEYLSGLK from the coding sequence TTGAATGGGTTCACGCCCGGAGTGATGATGAAACAGCAACTGCTCTACATGACAGTTCTTTCTGCGATGGTGTTGATACAGGCCCAAGCTGCAGAACCACCCGAAGACAAGAAGATGGTTGTCACTGCAGGAGAACCAAGCCGCGATGCGAAGCTGTCAACATCCCGCATTAAGCTGCCGAGCGGGCTGAAGGCTGAACTCTACGCTGCTGAACCACTGCTCGCCAACCCTGTCGCTTTCTGCTTTGATTCCAAGGGGAACATCTACGTCGCTGAAACCTATCGCATTCATGCAGGCGTCACCGATAACCGCAGCCACATGTACTGGCTCGATGATGAACTGGCGCTGACCACCGTCGCAGAACGTGATGCGAAGTATCGCAAACACCTCAAGGACACGTATTCCACCTATGAAAAAGAGCGCGACCAGGTTCGCAAGCTGATCGACAGCAAGGGCACAGGCAAGCCAGATCAGGCATATGTCTTCTCAGACAATTATCGCAAAGCTGTCGATGGACTCGGTTCCGGCGTTTTGGCACATCAGAGCAACATCTACTTCACCTGCATTCCCGATCTATGGCTGCTGCGGGATACCAAGAACAAACACCATGCCGATGTGCAGAAGAGCTTATCAACTGGCTACGGTGTACATACTTCTTTCATCGGTCACGATCTGCACGGCTTGGCAGTCAGCCCGGTCGATGGCAAGATTTACTTCAGCATTGGCGACCGCGGAGCGAACATCGTCACCAAAGAAGGCAACAAGATCGAAGTGCCTCATACCGGAGCAGTCTTCCGATGCAATGCCGATGGCAGCGATCTGGAACTCTTCGCAAAGGGACTACGCAATCCGCAGGAACTTGCATTCGATGACGATGGCAACCTTTTCACCGGCGATAACAATTCCGATTCAGGCGACAGAGCCCGGTTTGTCTACCTCCCCTACGGAGCAGATTGTGGCTGGCATATCGGCTGGCAGTATCTGGAACAACCCTATTCACGCGGGCCGTGGAATTCGGAATTCATGTGGCACCCGGCACGGAACGATCAGCCAGCTTTCATCGTGCCACCACTCATCAACCTGGGCGATGGGCCATCCGGGCTGGTTTATTACCCCGGCACCGGGTTGCCGGATAAGTATCAGAACCATTTCTTTATGTGCGATTTCCGTGGCTCGCCAACTTCCAGTGGCATTCGCAGCTTTGCAGTGAAACCAAAAGGCGCTGGATTCTCTGTTATCGATAGCGAGTTGTTTGCCTGGGGTGTATTGGCCACCGATGTGGACTTCGGCCCCGATGGCGGGCTGTACATCCTCGATTGGGTCGAAGGCTGGGGCAAGACCGGCAAAGGCCGCATCCATCGCATTGTCAATCCGAACTATGTCAACAGCGCCCAAGCAAAGACCATCAAGGAATTGCTGGCCAGCGATTGGAGCAAAAAAAACGTTGCAGAACTGGTGCCTTTGTTAACGCATTTCGACCGCAGGGTGCGGATGGAAGCACAATCAGCATTGATACTGCGCCAGGAGAAACTGCAGGCGATTGACGCCACGGTGTCTCTCATCCAGAAGGCAAACAATGAAACCGGGAAAGTATTTGCCATCTGGACACTCGGACAACTGCTCAGGCAAACATCATCCTTATCGGCATCTACCGCACTCAAAGAATGGTTGTTCGGTGATAACCCGCGCATCACGCTGGCAGTTCTGAAAGTGCTTACTGAAGCCAAACCTCCTTTTTCACTTGATGTGGACGAATATGTAAAGCTCCTGCGACACACTAACGATCAGGTGAAAGCTCAAACGGCACAATGCCTGGCTACTCATCCCGTCGAAACCGTTTACCCATCGATCTGTGAACTGCTCGGCAAGGCAGAAAAGGACCCCTGGCTTCGGCATGCAGCCACGATGGCACTGACATCACTTGTCAAGAAATACCCCGCTCTCTGGAACAACCTTACAACCGAATCGTCACCTGTTCGCCTGGCAGGTGTGGTGGCTGCTCGCAAATTGCTCGAGGAAAAGCAACTCGTGCGCTTCTTGAGCGATAGTGATTTGGCCGTACAGGCAGAAGCAATTCGGGCACTGCACGATGAGCCCGGCCTTGCAGCGGGAAAGAACTCACTTGCCAGTCTGCCGATTCGCTCTGAATACAAGATTCCTGTGCAGTTGCGTCTGCTGCATGCCCAGTATCTGAAGGGCGATGAGGCCGCTGCCAACAAGCTGGCCGGGTTCATCAGAGATGAAACCCGCAATACCACCTTGCGTCAGGAAGCATTGAAAATGCTGGCGAACTGGGCCAAGCCGAGCGGCCGTGACTGGGTAGTCGGCCTGTGGAGGCCGATAGCCCCACGCAGCGAACAGCCAGCACAACAGGCAGTTGCTGCAGCATTTCCAAACTGGCTCAAAGTAAAGCCAGCCGTGTTGACCGAAGCTGTTCGAACCGTTGAAAAGCTGCGATTGAAAACGCTGGGAAATGAGGTTCTTTCCCTAGCCCAGAACAATGCTAACAACACTGAACTGCGGCTCGCTGCATTACAGTGCGCAGTGTCGCTCGGAACTGCAGGCGTCGAAAAAGTGGCAGAGAGCTGGATAACCAGCAACGAACCAAATCTGCGCCAGGCTGCTCGAACCACTATGGTCAATCTGCATCCAGATCAGGCTGTTGGCATTCTCGAACGCATGTACGACCAGGGCGGCGTGCGTGAAAAACAGGAAGCCATCACGCAACTGGTTAAACTAAAAACCCAGGCTGCTGATGCAATACTCGAGCACTGGCTGCGTGCGTTTGCCGAAGGCAAAAGTGTCCCTGAAACACACCTTGAACTTTCAGAAGCGGTACAACAACGCCATCATGCCCAATGGAAAAGCCTGTGGAAACAGGGGATTGATCGTCTGGGCCAGCAAGGGCCCTATGCGGAACATCGCCCCGCTCTCACCGGCGGAAGTGCAGATGAAGGCCGCAAGGTTTTCTTTGAAAAAACCGCTGCTGCCTGCCTGCGTTGTCACAAAGTTGGCAAAGACGGCGGCGAAGTCGGCCCGGAACTGTCACTCATCGGCAAAGAGAAAAACCGCGAGTATCTGCTGGAATCGCTCGTTGACCCGAACAAGACCATCGCCAAAGGTTTCGAGTTGAGCATTATTCTGATGGCCGATGG
- a CDS encoding 2-oxoglutarate dehydrogenase E1 component produces MSGSTFASRWNLDVIDEQYQRWQRGAQSVDSHWQAFFEGFQLANGRPAATGAAPVGSAGLFDLVDAYRCWGHLSAHLNPLDPPPETHRFLELAQFGYSEADFDQYLENIPFLGLLKGTLGELVAALKETYCGTLGVEYMHIQDPEIRRWFQDKMEPRRNRPNMQQEQQLRILRKLYYAEIFERFLATTYPGKKRFGLEGSDTMIPVLDAIIEKSSDMGGDEIVIGMPHRGRLNVLCNILRMPYHGMFAEFEDIVNSGAVAEDGDVKYHLGYSYDHETTKGNKIHLTLTPNPSHLEAVNPVVEGRVRAKQRLKGDSERKRVIPMLIHGDAAFAGQGIVTETLAMSQLQGFKTGGTIHLIVNNQVGFTTHPRDGRSTTYCTDVGKMIEAPVLHVNAEDPEACVYAAELAVEFRQRFAKDVMIDLIGYRKNGHNETDDPTYTLPVMYAKIKEHKPIAHLYGDQLAKSGDLSKRTVAETEKEFNEKLNEDKLALQNTPPTTRYMPGFGGRWENLKPKDMFTEVATAVSHEVFAEVARCLNTIPEGFQPHRLLGKQIHERAEQFAQKQPIYWGFAEMLAYGTLLKEGHRVRITGQDVRRGTFTHRHAVWCDARNNETYLPLNNMEPNQAATMSVYDSLLSEAAVVGFEYGFSLDDPTTLVVWEAQFGDFVNGAQIILDQFVTSSESKWRRASGLVLLLPHGMEGQGPEHSSARLERFLQCCADNNIQVCQPTTPAQHFHMLRRQMKRGFRKPLVVMTPKSLLRLSAATSPHEEFTEGGFREVIDDTKVNAAEVKRVLICSGKVYYDLIKAREDANRSDIAIIRLEQLYPFHDALVQKVLGRYQPEQFVWVQEEALNNGAWFFVEPRLRDLGINVVCCSRDASASPSVGSEKVHLKEQKELVDTAIEGKVPHLVKASQLVFSKPK; encoded by the coding sequence ATGAGCGGCTCGACGTTTGCATCCCGGTGGAACTTGGATGTCATCGACGAACAATATCAGCGTTGGCAACGAGGCGCCCAGTCGGTGGATAGTCACTGGCAGGCGTTTTTTGAAGGGTTTCAATTGGCCAATGGCAGGCCGGCAGCAACAGGGGCAGCTCCCGTTGGTTCAGCCGGTCTTTTTGATTTAGTGGATGCTTACCGCTGCTGGGGGCATCTCTCAGCACATCTGAATCCGCTTGATCCACCACCTGAAACACATCGCTTCCTGGAACTGGCCCAGTTCGGTTACAGCGAAGCTGATTTTGATCAGTACCTTGAAAACATTCCGTTCCTGGGTTTGCTAAAAGGCACTCTTGGTGAGCTGGTCGCAGCATTGAAAGAGACCTACTGCGGAACGCTGGGTGTGGAATACATGCACATTCAGGACCCGGAAATCCGCCGCTGGTTCCAGGACAAGATGGAGCCTCGCCGCAACCGGCCCAACATGCAGCAGGAACAGCAGCTTCGCATCCTCCGCAAGCTCTATTACGCCGAAATCTTTGAACGCTTCCTGGCAACCACTTACCCAGGCAAGAAACGGTTTGGCCTGGAAGGTTCCGATACGATGATTCCCGTGCTCGATGCCATCATCGAGAAGTCGAGCGACATGGGCGGCGATGAAATTGTCATTGGTATGCCACACCGTGGCCGGTTGAATGTTCTTTGCAACATCCTCCGGATGCCTTACCACGGCATGTTCGCTGAGTTTGAAGATATCGTCAACAGCGGCGCTGTAGCTGAAGATGGCGATGTGAAGTACCACCTGGGTTACTCGTACGACCATGAAACGACCAAGGGGAACAAGATACATCTGACACTGACGCCTAACCCCAGTCACTTGGAAGCAGTGAACCCGGTAGTGGAAGGACGTGTACGAGCCAAGCAGCGATTAAAAGGTGATTCAGAACGCAAACGAGTCATCCCCATGCTGATTCATGGTGATGCAGCCTTTGCCGGGCAGGGCATCGTCACCGAAACCCTGGCCATGAGCCAATTGCAGGGGTTTAAGACGGGTGGAACGATTCACTTGATCGTCAATAATCAGGTTGGGTTTACCACACATCCACGGGATGGTCGTTCTACCACGTACTGCACCGATGTAGGCAAAATGATTGAAGCTCCGGTGCTGCATGTGAATGCGGAAGACCCGGAAGCGTGTGTCTATGCTGCAGAACTTGCGGTTGAATTCCGGCAGCGGTTCGCCAAGGACGTGATGATTGATCTGATTGGCTATCGTAAAAACGGTCACAATGAAACGGATGATCCGACTTACACCTTGCCAGTGATGTATGCGAAGATCAAGGAACACAAACCGATCGCCCATCTTTATGGCGATCAACTGGCCAAGAGTGGCGACTTGTCGAAGCGAACCGTTGCGGAGACTGAAAAGGAATTCAACGAGAAACTGAACGAAGACAAACTGGCCTTGCAGAACACCCCCCCAACGACGCGCTACATGCCTGGCTTCGGTGGCCGTTGGGAGAATCTGAAACCCAAGGACATGTTCACCGAGGTGGCGACGGCGGTAAGCCATGAAGTCTTTGCTGAGGTGGCCAGGTGCTTGAACACTATTCCTGAAGGCTTTCAGCCTCACCGTCTTCTGGGCAAGCAGATTCACGAACGAGCCGAGCAATTTGCCCAGAAGCAGCCCATCTACTGGGGTTTTGCAGAAATGCTGGCGTACGGCACGCTGCTCAAAGAAGGCCATCGGGTACGTATCACCGGGCAGGATGTCCGCCGGGGTACTTTCACCCATCGTCATGCAGTCTGGTGTGATGCCCGCAACAATGAAACATATCTGCCCCTGAACAACATGGAGCCAAACCAGGCTGCGACGATGAGCGTGTACGACAGTTTGCTTTCTGAAGCTGCAGTCGTCGGCTTTGAATATGGCTTCTCGCTGGATGATCCCACTACGCTGGTAGTGTGGGAGGCACAGTTCGGCGACTTCGTCAACGGCGCTCAGATCATCCTCGATCAGTTTGTCACATCAAGCGAAAGCAAATGGCGGCGGGCCAGCGGTCTGGTACTGCTATTGCCACACGGCATGGAAGGTCAGGGGCCGGAGCATTCCAGCGCCCGGCTGGAACGCTTCCTGCAATGTTGTGCCGATAACAATATCCAGGTGTGTCAGCCGACAACACCTGCACAGCACTTCCATATGCTGCGTCGGCAGATGAAACGGGGCTTCCGCAAACCGCTCGTCGTGATGACACCCAAGTCATTACTGCGTTTATCAGCTGCCACCTCGCCGCACGAAGAATTTACGGAAGGCGGGTTCAGGGAAGTGATTGATGATACCAAGGTGAATGCTGCCGAGGTTAAGCGAGTTCTGATCTGTTCAGGTAAAGTCTACTACGACCTGATCAAGGCACGCGAAGATGCCAACCGAAGTGATATCGCGATTATTCGGCTTGAGCAACTCTATCCGTTCCATGATGCCCTGGTGCAGAAGGTGCTGGGCCGTTATCAGCCTGAACAGTTTGTGTGGGTGCAGGAAGAGGCGCTCAACAATGGCGCCTGGTTCTTTGTGGAACCACGCCTTCGCGATCTGGGAATCAATGTGGTTTGCTGCAGCCGCGACGCCAGCGCCAGCCCATCGGTAGGTTCCGAGAAGGTTCATCTGAAGGAACAGAAGGAACTGGTCGATACCGCCATCGAAGGCAAGGTGCCTCACCTGGTGAAAGCATCGCAACTGGTGTTCAGCAAGCCGAAGTAA
- a CDS encoding protein kinase has translation MLPPPPRLDTLVESDHATNPTMVKVREIETVPSNGMPDIPGYEVISELGKGGMGRVYQARHLGLNRMDAIKMVIGNSNPRTLTRFADEARAIAKLKHANIAQVYDTGEVKGQPYYAMELVEAGTLTQKLDGEPIDAKQAARLVMTLARAVDYFNQQGIIHRDLKPSNILMTKQGEPKIADFGLVKNLEGDSQQTQTGDVVGSPSYMSPEQASGMVKSIGPSTDIYSLGAILYQCLTGRPPFQTSDPMQTLMAVISNDPVPVRQLIPGTPRDINTICMKCLEKQPGKRYATAGALAGDLQRFLNGETILARPAGVIEKSWKWCRRRPAWATVIALGLLTLIGSALGYLQLRYAYQQLDEAKRESDLQSAATRAVLDRMIVHYSEDLAGIPQTEKIRQQGLEDARNMYERLLRNKPNDEIARAQYVESCMQLASIERSLGAYTRAEEAYQKAMVVLDQLIRESSSQDHLGRYLDVLQSRASLCHDQGQQEAGNQQLQLAEPFFKRLEGEALTANLAKSLGSYYGTLGQNHRMAQRFSDAESAYRKAIEYQQKAVQLADETDTKSRSGLAVAHNSLGTILLIQSKFQPAAEEFQKALNLLPRDSQPNKIYLRAMINSNQAIVYDSLKNFSEADKAYANASAVFQQLMNDYPMMPEYRFRWCKSRVNLIRSMLPREYVKAPGIIAEVEPVLKKLVEDYPQQKVYRDEVKILDNCKEIFKYLQKEAAEK, from the coding sequence ATGCTCCCACCACCTCCCCGACTGGATACTCTTGTTGAATCAGATCATGCCACCAATCCCACGATGGTGAAGGTGCGTGAGATTGAAACGGTGCCCAGTAATGGAATGCCCGACATTCCTGGTTACGAAGTGATTTCGGAACTGGGCAAGGGCGGCATGGGCCGGGTATACCAGGCCCGCCATCTGGGGCTTAACCGGATGGATGCCATCAAGATGGTGATTGGTAATTCCAATCCGCGGACGTTGACACGGTTTGCTGACGAAGCACGTGCCATTGCCAAGCTGAAGCATGCCAACATTGCCCAGGTGTACGACACGGGTGAAGTGAAGGGTCAGCCTTACTACGCCATGGAATTGGTGGAAGCAGGCACCCTGACGCAAAAACTTGATGGCGAGCCGATTGATGCGAAACAGGCAGCCCGGCTGGTGATGACCTTGGCTCGAGCGGTGGATTATTTCAACCAGCAGGGAATCATTCATCGAGATTTGAAACCCAGTAATATCCTGATGACTAAACAGGGCGAGCCCAAGATTGCAGACTTCGGCCTGGTCAAGAACCTCGAAGGCGACTCGCAGCAGACACAGACGGGCGATGTCGTAGGTTCGCCGAGTTACATGTCGCCTGAACAGGCTTCGGGCATGGTGAAGAGCATTGGCCCATCGACCGACATCTATTCATTGGGAGCTATTCTGTACCAGTGTTTAACGGGCCGTCCACCGTTTCAAACTTCCGATCCGATGCAGACTCTGATGGCGGTTATCTCCAACGATCCCGTCCCGGTACGTCAACTCATACCCGGTACACCACGAGATATCAACACCATCTGCATGAAGTGCCTGGAGAAACAGCCTGGCAAACGATATGCGACCGCAGGTGCTTTAGCTGGTGACCTGCAGCGGTTTCTGAATGGTGAAACCATCCTGGCGCGACCGGCCGGAGTTATCGAGAAGAGTTGGAAGTGGTGCCGCCGCCGACCTGCCTGGGCTACCGTCATTGCGCTGGGATTGTTAACGCTAATTGGCAGTGCGTTGGGTTATTTACAGCTTCGGTATGCCTACCAGCAATTAGACGAGGCCAAGCGTGAATCGGATCTGCAATCAGCGGCTACACGGGCGGTGCTGGATCGCATGATTGTTCACTATTCGGAAGATCTGGCTGGCATTCCGCAAACGGAAAAAATTCGACAGCAGGGGCTGGAAGATGCCCGCAACATGTATGAAAGGCTGCTGCGCAACAAGCCCAACGATGAGATAGCCCGTGCCCAGTATGTAGAATCCTGCATGCAACTGGCTTCGATTGAACGATCACTGGGTGCCTACACTCGAGCCGAAGAGGCATATCAGAAGGCCATGGTGGTGCTTGATCAACTGATTCGTGAATCGTCGAGCCAAGACCATCTGGGGCGCTATCTCGATGTGTTACAGTCTCGTGCCAGCCTATGCCACGATCAGGGGCAACAAGAGGCTGGTAACCAGCAGTTGCAACTGGCAGAACCATTTTTCAAGCGGCTGGAAGGCGAGGCACTAACCGCCAATCTGGCCAAGAGCCTTGGCAGTTATTATGGAACACTCGGACAGAATCACCGCATGGCACAGCGTTTCAGCGATGCGGAATCAGCTTATCGCAAGGCGATTGAATATCAGCAGAAGGCTGTACAGTTGGCTGATGAGACTGATACGAAAAGCCGGTCTGGTTTAGCAGTAGCCCACAACAGCCTGGGGACGATTCTGTTGATACAGAGCAAATTCCAGCCAGCCGCTGAGGAATTCCAGAAGGCATTGAATCTGCTGCCTCGCGATTCGCAACCCAACAAAATCTACTTGCGGGCCATGATCAATTCCAACCAGGCGATTGTGTATGATTCACTCAAAAACTTCAGCGAAGCAGATAAGGCGTATGCGAACGCATCTGCTGTGTTCCAGCAACTGATGAATGACTATCCTATGATGCCTGAATACCGGTTTCGCTGGTGCAAGAGCAGAGTCAATCTGATTCGCAGTATGCTGCCTCGAGAATATGTCAAGGCACCGGGCATCATTGCCGAGGTTGAACCAGTTCTGAAAAAGCTGGTGGAGGATTATCCCCAGCAGAAGGTGTATCGAGATGAAGTCAAGATACTGGACAACTGTAAGGAAATTTTCAAATACTTGCAGAAGGAAGCTGCGGAGAAATAA